The following are from one region of the Polaribacter marinaquae genome:
- a CDS encoding BamA/TamA family outer membrane protein, with product MNKIVKHLLIAVLFGTFLYSCSIQKYIPEDERLYTGAKIEMDVDSAVDNATNLKVDLNTVLRPEPNSKFLGAYLGLYYYYKNQKENPNFLNKWLFKRFGEEPVYQSDVNELEVTEILKNRLENHGFFYSRATSFFDEQDKKASVVYRLKVPAPYKMASYQIDSIESPIYQEIKELTKKSPFPENMRFDLANLKLERQRLDTELKQRGYYNFNPSFLIFEADTNQYKNKRFDLFLKLKAKVPQKATIPYQVKKINIYPNFNLKDSTNVKETRFDNKSYFQDSVFFKPKYLDDFITIKEDENYNPLTSKNTARRLSSIGAYKYVNIQYKELESLETDSLGVLEANIFLSPLTKRAIRAELQAVTKSNNFAGPELSLTYSNRNLFKGGETLNISTNFGYETQVSSGENSGLSSLELGLKTELIFPRVIAPFSIDEDFFEYSVPKTKTSLGVTYLNRSKLYTLLSGSALFGYVWNANKYITYELNPISVNYTRLSNTTEEFQQILEDNSFLEQSFEQQFISGLTFSFTYNEMLNNAKTHQFYLNSTLDIAGNSISLLAKENETNGTKEFLGLQYAQYAKADFDARYHYNFGANKNQTIAARLFAGYGYAYGNSDVVPFVKQYYAGGPYSVRAFNIRSLGPGTYNGNDVADNTDTTSNFFDKTGNIRLEANLEYRFPIFSFFKGAVFADAGNVWNSKANPDFGTAGKDKFTSNFINELGIGAGVGVRVDVQGFVIRFDLAAPFHDPALQEGKRWDFRVDEPVFNFAIGYSF from the coding sequence TTGAATAAAATTGTTAAACACTTATTAATTGCAGTACTTTTTGGTACATTTTTATATTCTTGTAGTATTCAAAAATACATACCCGAAGACGAGCGTTTATACACTGGTGCAAAAATTGAAATGGATGTAGATTCTGCGGTAGATAATGCAACCAATTTAAAAGTAGATTTAAATACAGTGCTAAGACCAGAACCAAATTCTAAGTTTTTAGGTGCTTATTTAGGCTTGTACTATTATTACAAAAATCAAAAAGAGAATCCTAACTTTTTAAATAAATGGTTGTTTAAAAGATTTGGTGAAGAACCCGTTTACCAAAGTGATGTAAATGAATTAGAAGTTACAGAAATACTAAAAAACAGATTAGAAAATCATGGCTTTTTCTATAGCAGAGCAACTTCTTTTTTTGATGAACAAGATAAAAAAGCAAGCGTAGTTTATAGGTTAAAAGTACCTGCGCCTTATAAAATGGCGAGTTATCAAATAGATAGTATAGAAAGTCCTATTTACCAAGAAATAAAAGAATTAACCAAAAAATCTCCATTTCCAGAAAACATGCGTTTCGATTTAGCGAATTTAAAATTAGAGAGACAACGTTTAGATACCGAATTAAAGCAAAGAGGTTATTATAATTTTAATCCTAGTTTTTTAATTTTTGAAGCAGACACAAATCAATATAAAAATAAAAGATTCGATTTGTTTTTAAAATTGAAGGCAAAAGTGCCTCAGAAAGCTACAATTCCGTATCAAGTAAAAAAGATAAATATTTACCCAAATTTTAATTTAAAAGATTCTACAAACGTAAAAGAAACCAGGTTCGATAATAAAAGTTATTTTCAAGATTCTGTGTTTTTTAAACCAAAATATTTAGATGATTTTATTACAATTAAAGAAGACGAAAACTACAATCCGTTAACATCTAAAAATACAGCAAGACGCTTGTCTTCTATTGGTGCTTACAAATATGTAAACATTCAGTATAAAGAATTAGAAAGTTTAGAAACAGATAGTTTAGGTGTTTTAGAAGCCAATATATTTTTATCGCCGTTAACAAAAAGAGCTATTAGGGCAGAATTACAAGCGGTTACAAAGTCTAATAATTTTGCAGGCCCAGAATTGTCTTTAACTTACAGCAATAGAAACCTTTTTAAAGGTGGCGAAACACTAAATATAAGCACAAATTTTGGTTATGAAACACAAGTTTCTAGTGGCGAAAATTCTGGTTTAAGTAGTTTAGAATTAGGTTTAAAAACCGAATTAATTTTTCCGAGAGTTATTGCTCCTTTTTCTATTGATGAAGATTTTTTTGAATATTCTGTACCTAAAACAAAAACGAGTTTAGGTGTAACATATTTAAATAGAAGTAAGTTGTATACACTACTGTCTGGTAGTGCGCTTTTTGGTTATGTTTGGAATGCAAATAAATATATTACTTACGAGTTAAACCCTATTTCGGTAAATTATACAAGATTATCAAACACTACAGAAGAGTTTCAGCAAATATTAGAAGACAACTCTTTTCTAGAACAAAGTTTTGAGCAACAATTTATAAGCGGATTAACATTTTCGTTTACTTATAATGAAATGTTGAATAATGCTAAAACTCATCAATTTTATTTAAATTCTACATTAGATATAGCAGGGAATTCTATAAGTTTATTAGCAAAAGAAAATGAAACAAATGGTACTAAAGAATTTTTAGGTTTGCAATATGCACAATATGCAAAAGCAGATTTTGATGCAAGATATCATTATAATTTTGGTGCAAATAAAAATCAAACCATTGCAGCGAGATTGTTTGCTGGTTATGGTTATGCATATGGTAATTCTGATGTTGTTCCGTTTGTAAAACAATATTATGCTGGTGGCCCATATAGTGTTAGAGCATTTAATATTCGATCTTTAGGGCCAGGAACTTACAATGGAAATGATGTTGCAGATAACACAGATACAACAAGTAATTTTTTTGATAAAACTGGTAATATTCGTTTAGAAGCAAATCTAGAATATCGTTTCCCAATCTTTTCGTTTTTTAAAGGAGCGGTTTTTGCTGATGCTGGAAATGTATGGAATTCTAAAGCAAATCCAGATTTTGGCACTGCAGGTAAAGATAAGTTTACATCAAATTTTATAAACGAATTAGGAATCGGAGCAGGTGTTGGTGTTCGTGTAGATGTGCAAGGTTTTGTAATTCGTTTCGATTTGGCTGCACCATTTCATGATCCGGCGTTACAAGAAGGCAAGCGTTGGGATTTTAGAGTAGACGAACCTGTATTTAATTTTGCAATTGGTTATTCTTTTTAA
- the ccoS gene encoding cbb3-type cytochrome oxidase assembly protein CcoS — MSVIYLLLTLSILVALIFFIAFIYSVKKGQYDDSYTPSVRMLFDDELIIKKQEKSTLD; from the coding sequence ATGAGCGTAATATATTTACTACTTACACTAAGTATTTTAGTGGCATTAATATTTTTTATAGCATTTATTTATTCAGTTAAAAAAGGGCAATACGATGATTCGTATACACCATCTGTTCGCATGCTTTTTGATGATGAGCTAATTATAAAAAAACAAGAAAAATCAACTTTAGACTAA
- a CDS encoding heavy metal translocating P-type ATPase, which translates to MNSTQCYHCGDSCNDSLITFDDKSFCCNGCKTVYEIFSENDLTCYYNFQDNPGAIPSEIKGKYDFLDSKEIAAKLLDFSDGDIEIVSLYIPHIHCSSCIWVLENLHKLNEHVSASQVDFPKKKVRVTYNSAKTTIKEIVLLLSAIGYEPYISLEDYESGKKAVDRSLIYKLGIAGFAFGNVMFLSFPEYFEVDGFWIEKYKNIFRWLMFFFSLPVVFYAGKDYFISAYKGLRSKILNIDVPIALGISVLFIRSSVEIIFDLGTGFFDSLTGLVFFLLLGKFFQQKTYNFLSFERDYKSYFPIAVTKITKDNQEETVQIYDVEKGDRLLIRNEELIPVDGILINGNADIDYSFVTGEAEAVSKKSGDKLFAGGKQLSGSIEMEVLASVSQSYLTQLWSNDVFQKEPKSHFKTITDRISKNFTIAVLAIAFIATLFWLFIDVNKALNVFTAVLIIACPCAIALAAPFTLGNMLRIFGKQKFYLKNATVIEQLAKIDTIIFDKTGTLTTHKENTISYDGTALNTLEKRILKSALRSSNHPLSRTLYNTFSKLDSVPISKYDEFVGKGIVATYNNEILKLGSSNFVLNSSESSNLDTAIYISFNGVYKGKFTFKNSYRKGVKGLFKSLKDKFSLSVVSGDNEGEKLYLEQNLPRETTLLFNQKPEDKLNVIAQLQKENKKVAMIGDGLNDAGALAQSDVGIALSENINVFSPACDGILDASKFSKIATFINASKKAIKIIKYSFLLSLCYNLIGLGFAITGNLMPVIAAILMPLSSISIVIFTTISTNILGKKIK; encoded by the coding sequence ATGAATTCTACACAATGTTATCACTGTGGCGATTCTTGTAATGACAGTTTAATTACGTTTGATGATAAAAGTTTCTGTTGTAACGGTTGTAAAACTGTTTATGAGATTTTTTCTGAAAACGATTTAACGTGTTATTATAATTTTCAAGACAATCCGGGGGCAATACCTTCAGAAATTAAAGGCAAATACGATTTTTTAGATTCTAAAGAAATCGCAGCAAAATTATTAGATTTTTCTGATGGTGATATAGAAATCGTATCACTTTACATACCACACATTCATTGTAGTTCTTGTATTTGGGTTCTAGAAAATCTACATAAATTAAACGAACATGTTAGTGCGTCTCAAGTAGATTTTCCTAAGAAAAAAGTGAGAGTTACTTATAACTCTGCTAAAACAACAATTAAAGAAATTGTACTGTTATTAAGTGCAATTGGTTACGAGCCTTACATTAGTTTAGAAGATTATGAAAGCGGAAAAAAAGCAGTTGATAGAAGTTTAATTTACAAACTTGGTATTGCGGGTTTTGCATTCGGAAACGTAATGTTTTTATCTTTTCCAGAGTATTTCGAAGTCGATGGTTTTTGGATAGAAAAGTATAAGAACATTTTTAGATGGTTGATGTTTTTCTTTTCGTTACCCGTAGTTTTTTATGCAGGTAAGGATTATTTTATTTCTGCTTATAAAGGTTTGCGATCTAAAATATTAAATATTGATGTGCCGATAGCATTGGGTATTTCGGTGTTATTTATTAGAAGTTCTGTAGAAATAATTTTCGATTTAGGAACCGGTTTTTTTGATAGTTTAACCGGCTTGGTTTTCTTTTTATTACTAGGTAAATTTTTTCAGCAAAAAACTTACAATTTCTTGTCTTTTGAGCGTGATTACAAATCGTATTTTCCTATTGCGGTCACAAAAATAACTAAGGATAATCAAGAAGAAACCGTACAGATTTATGATGTTGAAAAAGGTGATCGACTATTAATTAGAAATGAAGAATTGATACCTGTAGACGGAATTTTAATAAACGGAAATGCAGACATTGATTATAGTTTTGTTACTGGAGAAGCAGAGGCGGTTTCAAAAAAATCTGGGGATAAACTTTTTGCAGGTGGTAAACAACTTTCTGGAAGCATAGAAATGGAAGTTTTAGCATCGGTTTCTCAAAGTTATTTAACTCAGTTATGGAGTAACGATGTTTTTCAAAAAGAGCCCAAGTCGCATTTTAAAACAATAACAGACAGAATTAGTAAAAATTTTACAATTGCAGTTTTGGCAATTGCGTTTATAGCAACATTATTTTGGTTATTTATAGATGTCAACAAAGCATTAAACGTATTTACGGCAGTTTTAATAATTGCTTGTCCTTGTGCAATAGCATTAGCGGCGCCATTTACTTTAGGAAATATGTTGCGCATTTTTGGTAAACAAAAATTCTATTTAAAAAATGCCACTGTAATAGAGCAATTGGCAAAAATAGATACTATAATTTTTGATAAAACAGGTACATTAACAACGCACAAAGAAAATACAATTTCTTATGATGGAACAGCACTAAATACTCTCGAAAAAAGAATTTTAAAAAGTGCTTTAAGATCTTCTAATCATCCGTTAAGTAGAACTTTATACAATACATTTTCTAAGTTAGATTCAGTACCAATTTCTAAGTACGATGAGTTTGTTGGTAAAGGAATTGTAGCAACTTATAATAACGAAATTTTAAAATTAGGATCTTCTAATTTCGTGCTAAATTCTAGTGAGTCTTCTAATTTAGATACAGCAATTTATATCAGTTTTAATGGCGTTTATAAAGGTAAATTTACTTTTAAAAATTCTTACAGAAAAGGAGTAAAAGGATTATTTAAATCTTTAAAAGATAAATTTAGTTTATCTGTGGTTTCTGGAGATAATGAAGGAGAGAAATTGTACTTAGAACAAAATCTACCAAGAGAAACCACGCTTTTATTCAACCAAAAGCCAGAAGATAAATTAAATGTAATAGCACAACTTCAAAAAGAAAACAAAAAAGTGGCTATGATTGGCGATGGTTTAAATGATGCTGGCGCTTTGGCACAGAGTGATGTAGGTATTGCTTTATCAGAAAATATCAATGTTTTTTCACCTGCTTGCGACGGAATTTTAGATGCATCAAAATTCTCTAAAATAGCAACGTTTATTAACGCATCTAAAAAGGCTATTAAAATTATAAAGTATAGCTTTTTACTGTCTTTATGTTACAATTTAATTGGTTTGGGTTTTGCAATTACAGGTAATTTGATGCCCGTTATTGCAGCTATTTTAATGCCTTTAAGTTCTATTAGTATCGTAATCTTTACAACAATTTCTACCAATATTTTGGGTAAAAAAATAAAATAA
- a CDS encoding Crp/Fnr family transcriptional regulator, translated as MSKCEQCIVRQFNSLKHLSKEELLRMSNCKTSKIIKKGEILFDEGEHINGVFCIKDGVCKVSKMSDNGRNQIVNLVQKGDLLGERSLISEEVSNLKAVALNDMEICFIPKDEIIRDLEKNNNFTMSVLKDMANSLKTADNLIVDMAQKTVKQRLAETLLHLETKFGINADGNINIQLSREDIANIIGTATESAIRLLSDLKKKNVIEFKGKNIKILDKIALEKMVTGF; from the coding sequence ATGAGCAAATGTGAACAATGTATTGTTCGACAGTTTAATTCTTTAAAACATCTTTCTAAAGAAGAATTGTTAAGAATGTCTAATTGCAAAACTTCTAAAATTATAAAAAAAGGCGAAATTCTTTTTGATGAAGGAGAACACATCAATGGTGTTTTTTGCATTAAAGATGGTGTTTGCAAAGTTTCTAAAATGAGCGATAACGGTAGAAATCAAATTGTTAACTTGGTGCAAAAAGGTGATTTATTAGGTGAACGCAGTTTAATTTCTGAAGAAGTTTCGAACCTAAAAGCTGTGGCTTTAAATGATATGGAAATTTGTTTTATTCCGAAAGATGAAATTATTAGAGATTTAGAGAAAAACAATAATTTTACAATGAGTGTTTTAAAAGATATGGCCAATTCTTTAAAAACAGCAGACAATTTAATTGTAGATATGGCTCAAAAAACAGTAAAACAACGTTTAGCAGAAACTCTTTTGCACTTAGAAACTAAATTTGGTATAAATGCAGACGGTAATATTAACATTCAGCTTTCCAGAGAAGATATTGCAAATATTATTGGTACAGCAACAGAATCTGCAATTCGATTACTTTCTGATCTTAAGAAGAAAAACGTTATCGAATTTAAAGGTAAAAACATTAAAATTTTAGACAAAATAGCCTTAGAAAAAATGGTTACTGGTTTTTAA
- the hemN gene encoding oxygen-independent coproporphyrinogen III oxidase — protein sequence MQNSLIQKYNIPGPRYTSYPTVPFWNKAGIDKNVWINSFKASFKESNTSEGISIYIHLPFCESLCTFCACHKHITKRHEVEEEYIETVLKEWKLYVALVDETPIIKELHLGGGTPTFFSKENLEYLMNGIFSISKKHQNAEFSFEGHPSNTTKEQLQTLYNCGFRRVSFGVQDYNEKVQKAIHRIQPFVEVEKVTNWSREIGYTSVSHDLIFGLPFQTKENVIYTINKTKELQPDRISFYSYAHVPWVKGVGQRGFNENDLPANEEKRELYEIGKELFAALGYVEIGMDHFALKTDSLFKATEHKTLHRNFMGYTANKTQLMVGLGMSAISDSWYAFAQNVKTVKEYQQIVNSGEIPIFRGHLLSEEDRIIRKHILNIMCHFSTSWEDDSLKIKNIENHLTLLKEMENDGLVVINKNSLSVPEEARPFVRNICMAFDVHLLKNKPKTQLFSMTI from the coding sequence ATGCAAAATTCTTTAATTCAGAAATATAATATTCCAGGTCCTAGGTACACAAGTTATCCAACAGTTCCTTTTTGGAACAAAGCCGGAATCGATAAAAATGTTTGGATAAATTCCTTTAAAGCTTCTTTTAAAGAAAGCAACACATCCGAAGGGATAAGTATTTACATTCATTTACCATTTTGTGAGAGTTTATGTACTTTTTGTGCGTGTCATAAGCACATTACGAAACGTCATGAAGTAGAAGAAGAATACATAGAAACTGTTTTAAAAGAATGGAAATTGTATGTTGCTTTGGTTGATGAAACGCCAATAATTAAAGAGTTGCATTTAGGTGGCGGAACACCAACTTTTTTTTCGAAAGAAAATTTAGAATATTTAATGAATGGAATTTTTTCGATTTCTAAAAAACATCAAAATGCAGAATTTAGTTTCGAAGGACATCCAAGTAACACAACCAAAGAGCAACTACAAACTTTATATAATTGTGGTTTTAGAAGGGTAAGTTTTGGTGTGCAAGATTATAATGAAAAAGTACAGAAAGCAATTCATAGAATTCAGCCGTTTGTAGAGGTAGAAAAGGTTACAAATTGGTCTAGAGAAATAGGATATACATCTGTTAGTCACGATTTAATTTTCGGATTACCATTTCAAACTAAAGAAAATGTAATCTACACAATTAATAAAACAAAAGAATTACAACCCGATAGAATTTCTTTTTACAGTTACGCACATGTACCTTGGGTAAAAGGAGTAGGGCAAAGAGGTTTTAATGAAAATGATTTGCCTGCAAACGAAGAAAAAAGAGAACTGTACGAAATAGGTAAAGAACTTTTTGCTGCTTTGGGCTATGTAGAAATTGGTATGGATCATTTTGCTTTAAAAACAGATAGTTTATTTAAGGCAACAGAGCATAAAACTTTGCATAGAAACTTTATGGGCTATACGGCAAATAAAACTCAATTAATGGTTGGTTTAGGTATGTCTGCAATTTCAGATTCTTGGTATGCTTTTGCACAAAATGTAAAGACAGTAAAAGAATATCAGCAAATAGTAAACTCTGGTGAAATTCCTATTTTTAGAGGACACCTTTTATCTGAAGAAGATAGAATTATTAGAAAACATATTTTAAATATTATGTGTCATTTTTCTACTTCTTGGGAAGATGATAGCTTAAAAATTAAAAATATAGAAAACCATCTGACTTTACTAAAAGAAATGGAAAATGACGGTTTGGTTGTGATAAATAAAAATTCACTTTCTGTGCCAGAAGAAGCAAGACCTTTCGTTAGAAATATTTGTATGGCTTTTGATGTGCATCTGTTAAAAAACAAACCAAAAACACAATTATTTTCTATGACAATTTAA
- a CDS encoding CcoQ/FixQ family Cbb3-type cytochrome c oxidase assembly chaperone has protein sequence MFKFLKGHLESITGIEIYPMISLVIFFTFFVALFWWVFTAKKDYISKVSSIPLDN, from the coding sequence ATGTTTAAATTTTTAAAAGGACATTTAGAAAGTATTACAGGTATAGAAATTTATCCAATGATATCATTAGTTATATTCTTTACTTTTTTTGTAGCCTTGTTTTGGTGGGTTTTTACAGCCAAAAAAGACTATATCAGTAAAGTAAGCAGTATACCATTAGATAATTAA
- the ccoN gene encoding cytochrome-c oxidase, cbb3-type subunit I — MEMQQFYYDNKIVKKFIYATLLWGIVGFSVGLLLAFMFLFPNVTDGISWLSFGRLRPLHTNAVIFAFVGNAIFAGVYYSLQRLLKARMASNFLSNFNFWGWQAIIVAAAITLPLGYTSSKEYAELEWPIDIAIALVWVAFGVNMIWTILQRRQRHLYVAIWFYLGTFVTVAVLHIFNSLALPVGFLKSYSVYAGVQDALVQWWYGHNAVAFFLTTPFLGLMYYFVPKAANRPVYSYRLSIVHFWSLIFIYIWAGPHHLLYTSLPDWAQNLGVAFSVMLIAPSWGGMINGLLTLRGAWDKVRTDPVLKFMVVAITGYGMATFEGPMLSLKNVNAIAHFSDWIIAHVHVGALAWNGFFTFGMLYWLIPRMFKTKLYSTGLANFHFWIGTLGIIMYTLPMYVAGFVQASMWKQFNPDGKLTYGNFLETVNEIIPMYWMRAIGGSLFIVGAIVMLYNVVRTVKAGVGVTDELAEAPALTKVSKYRTKGEGWHTWIERKPIKLTLYATVAILIGGVVQIIPTLLVKSNIPTISSVKPYTPLELEGRDLYIREGCVGCHSQMVRPFRSEVERYGEYSKAGEFVYDHPFLWGSKRTGPDLHRIGQKYNDSWHLNHMYDPQSTSEGSIMPAYKWLVRNELDKSNTENKMKAMVTLGVPYTEEEISNAQANMLAQGTQIEENLYSDPDFAKTYEADKKYAKDNGEAFIEMKNREIVAIIAYIQRLGTDIKVKDEQKPTKK; from the coding sequence ATGGAAATGCAACAATTTTATTACGATAATAAAATCGTAAAAAAATTCATCTACGCAACATTACTTTGGGGAATTGTAGGATTCTCTGTAGGTTTATTGCTAGCGTTTATGTTTTTATTCCCAAACGTAACAGACGGAATTTCGTGGTTAAGTTTTGGGCGTTTAAGACCCTTACATACAAATGCAGTAATTTTTGCCTTTGTAGGCAATGCAATTTTTGCAGGTGTTTATTACTCTTTACAACGTTTGTTAAAAGCAAGAATGGCAAGTAACTTTTTAAGTAATTTTAATTTTTGGGGCTGGCAAGCAATTATTGTAGCTGCCGCAATTACATTGCCATTAGGTTATACTTCGTCTAAAGAATATGCAGAATTAGAGTGGCCTATAGATATTGCAATAGCTTTAGTTTGGGTTGCTTTTGGTGTTAACATGATCTGGACTATTCTACAAAGAAGACAAAGACATTTATATGTTGCAATTTGGTTTTATTTAGGAACCTTTGTTACCGTAGCTGTGTTACATATTTTTAATAGTTTGGCATTACCAGTAGGTTTTTTAAAGTCTTATTCTGTGTATGCTGGTGTGCAAGATGCTTTGGTGCAATGGTGGTATGGTCACAATGCAGTTGCTTTCTTTTTAACAACTCCGTTTTTAGGTTTAATGTATTACTTTGTTCCTAAAGCAGCAAACAGACCTGTTTATTCTTACAGATTATCAATTGTACACTTTTGGTCTTTAATATTTATTTATATCTGGGCAGGACCACACCATTTATTATATACTTCATTACCAGATTGGGCACAAAACTTAGGTGTTGCATTTTCTGTAATGTTAATAGCGCCTTCTTGGGGTGGAATGATAAACGGACTGCTAACATTAAGAGGAGCTTGGGATAAAGTAAGAACAGATCCTGTTTTAAAATTTATGGTAGTTGCAATTACGGGTTATGGTATGGCAACTTTTGAAGGCCCGATGCTTTCTCTAAAAAATGTTAATGCAATTGCACATTTTTCTGATTGGATTATTGCACACGTACATGTTGGTGCATTAGCATGGAATGGGTTTTTTACTTTCGGTATGTTGTATTGGTTAATACCTAGAATGTTTAAAACTAAATTATACTCAACAGGTTTGGCAAATTTCCATTTCTGGATTGGTACTCTAGGTATAATAATGTACACTTTACCAATGTATGTTGCAGGTTTTGTACAAGCTTCTATGTGGAAACAATTTAATCCGGACGGAAAATTAACTTACGGAAACTTCCTAGAAACTGTCAACGAAATTATACCAATGTATTGGATGCGTGCTATAGGAGGATCTTTATTTATTGTAGGTGCAATTGTAATGTTGTACAACGTTGTTAGAACTGTAAAAGCAGGTGTTGGCGTTACAGACGAATTAGCAGAAGCACCAGCTTTAACTAAAGTTTCTAAATACAGAACAAAAGGAGAAGGATGGCATACTTGGATTGAAAGAAAACCAATTAAATTAACATTATATGCTACAGTAGCTATTTTAATTGGTGGTGTTGTACAAATTATACCAACTTTATTAGTGAAATCTAATATACCAACAATTAGCAGTGTAAAACCTTATACACCATTAGAATTAGAAGGTAGAGATCTTTACATAAGAGAAGGCTGTGTTGGTTGTCACTCGCAAATGGTAAGACCTTTTAGAAGTGAAGTAGAGCGTTATGGCGAGTATTCTAAAGCAGGTGAATTTGTGTACGATCATCCTTTTTTATGGGGAAGTAAACGTACTGGGCCAGATTTACATAGAATAGGGCAGAAGTATAACGATAGTTGGCACCTTAATCATATGTACGATCCACAAAGTACATCCGAAGGTTCTATAATGCCTGCCTATAAATGGTTGGTAAGAAACGAGCTAGATAAATCGAATACAGAAAATAAAATGAAAGCAATGGTAACTTTAGGTGTACCATATACTGAAGAAGAAATTTCAAATGCGCAAGCTAATATGTTAGCTCAAGGTACACAGATTGAAGAAAATCTATATTCAGATCCAGATTTTGCAAAAACTTATGAAGCTGATAAAAAATATGCAAAAGATAATGGCGAAGCTTTTATAGAAATGAAAAACAGAGAAATTGTAGCGATTATAGCTTACATACAACGTTTAGGTACAGATATAAAAGTTAAAGACGAACAAAAACCTACTAAAAAATAG